Proteins found in one Candidatus Hydrogenedentota bacterium genomic segment:
- a CDS encoding putative collagen-binding domain-containing protein, with amino-acid sequence MTALLKHREYFRRRRALVSRAVAACFVVVTGLSTLLPFPAHAGDGAGAGVLEVSPGGHFVRYGGKTRMLIGDSGTQCVLQDLNLDYRRWLDDCAERGLTAVHVWALVPPRQTQDGALVEERYGYVYPGVTPWARHADGALAADGKPHWELMRFDEGDDPDKHYWPRLRDLCRRARDRGLVVGVTVFFGWPKHNTPSQPDWHFHPFNVQNGGFLTESKPMTTVAQTIHSPGQEVLDEPWDDTWLPGKKTQWVWEQYAGKLIRETQPFGNVFFVFMDEHSYSEGNCGDHFLEFFKKRGGLYADWGDRRDRVNLVHDDARAASGDANREAVRAFQSEPVRPNVTLEAPPYRGDAARLSIWSRAIAGHHILFHNDAEQETPQTGIMVYDPNVRGGVREKVIERLDWLGYASRFFNEELLNLDAMAPHNELVQAPDPVYCLADPGREYAVFSWRGESFSLDLSGAAGKKLAARFYSPRDGAVHPVAVAVSPVRTVFAKPDAQDWVLHVRVSE; translated from the coding sequence GTGACAGCGTTACTAAAACACAGAGAGTATTTTCGACGCAGGCGTGCCCTGGTTTCCAGGGCTGTCGCGGCATGCTTTGTCGTGGTAACAGGTCTTTCGACGCTCTTGCCGTTTCCTGCCCATGCGGGGGACGGGGCGGGGGCCGGCGTGCTCGAGGTGAGTCCCGGCGGGCACTTTGTGCGCTACGGCGGCAAGACACGGATGCTTATCGGCGACAGCGGCACGCAATGCGTCCTGCAAGACCTCAACCTGGACTACCGGCGATGGCTGGACGACTGTGCGGAGCGCGGGCTGACGGCGGTTCACGTCTGGGCGCTGGTTCCTCCCCGGCAAACGCAGGATGGCGCGCTCGTGGAGGAGCGGTACGGGTACGTCTATCCCGGCGTGACGCCGTGGGCGCGGCACGCGGATGGCGCGCTTGCCGCCGACGGCAAACCGCATTGGGAGCTCATGCGCTTTGACGAAGGCGACGACCCGGACAAGCACTACTGGCCGCGGCTGCGCGACTTGTGCCGCCGTGCACGCGACCGCGGCCTTGTGGTGGGCGTCACGGTCTTTTTCGGATGGCCCAAGCACAACACGCCGTCCCAGCCTGACTGGCATTTCCATCCGTTCAACGTCCAAAACGGCGGTTTCCTGACCGAATCGAAGCCGATGACCACGGTTGCGCAGACCATCCACTCGCCGGGCCAAGAAGTGCTTGATGAACCCTGGGACGACACTTGGCTGCCGGGAAAGAAGACCCAGTGGGTCTGGGAACAATACGCCGGTAAGCTGATTCGCGAAACGCAGCCGTTCGGGAATGTTTTCTTTGTGTTCATGGACGAGCATTCGTATTCGGAGGGCAATTGCGGCGATCATTTCCTGGAGTTTTTTAAGAAGCGGGGGGGGCTTTACGCGGATTGGGGGGACCGGCGCGACCGGGTAAATCTCGTGCACGACGACGCCAGGGCCGCCTCGGGCGACGCCAACCGCGAGGCCGTGCGGGCGTTCCAGAGCGAGCCGGTTCGGCCGAACGTCACGCTTGAGGCGCCCCCCTACCGGGGCGATGCCGCCCGCCTGAGTATCTGGTCGCGCGCTATCGCCGGTCATCATATCCTGTTTCACAACGACGCGGAGCAGGAAACGCCCCAGACCGGCATCATGGTCTACGACCCCAACGTGCGCGGCGGCGTTCGAGAGAAGGTGATCGAGCGTCTGGACTGGCTTGGGTATGCCAGCCGGTTCTTCAATGAGGAGCTTTTGAATTTGGATGCGATGGCTCCCCACAATGAACTGGTGCAGGCGCCGGACCCGGTATATTGTCTTGCGGATCCCGGACGCGAGTATGCGGTGTTCTCGTGGCGGGGAGAGAGTTTCAGCCTCGATCTTTCAGGAGCGGCAGGAAAGAAGCTGGCGGCGCGCTTCTACAGCCCGAGAGACGGAGCGGTTCATCCGGTAGCCGTAGCAGTATCACCGGTCCGCACGGTGTTTGCGAAGCCGGACGCACAAGACTGGGTGCTGCACGTGCGGGTGTCTGAGTAG